ATGTGTCCAATATAGCCTCTGCTTGGCAAAGCGATACCAGTGTTCAATGGCAAAGCGACGGAGGTAGTGCAACCACAGGGTTTCTAACGGAGGCATCTGCTCACCCAGCCAAACTAACCACAAAGGAGCCAAGCGTCGCGTGCTGCTCTGTGTCTCCAGCACCTCCACGCGCAACACTTCCATTGCCCGTTTGGGGGATTTGCGGAAATGGTATGCACTCCAACGACTGACCCGCACTCGTCCCCAGTTGGGATCATCGACTTCAACGGTTTCGACCGGGACACTCCAAGTGTCAGGGTCATTGAGTTTCATCTTATGTCCATGCTTGGCAGGTGCGCCTCGCCCTCGATACGCTGGGGGCGCGCCATAGACACATCGATTGGATGTAACCCGCAGCAGCAAGTCTGCCTCAATCCCTGCCGTTTGGTTGACAAAACTGGCATTGCCGTACCCTCGGTCGTAGATCGCCAACGGACGCACCGCTAACTGCCGAGTCACTTGTTTGAGTTGGAATGCCGCTTTACTGGCGGGTGTTTCAAAGCTGGTGATGCGCTCATGCCGCAATGGTAATGCCCAACTGCCCCTGTCTTCAGCAATCCAGGCTAAGGTACTGTAGTTTTGTCCGGCTATCGGGGCATGTCCTGTTCTGCCTGATAAGGTGCGGTCTTT
The Thermoleptolyngbya sichuanensis A183 DNA segment above includes these coding regions:
- a CDS encoding NF041680 family putative transposase; the encoded protein is MIFNELQQFRQTLYASLGNARDALFDLMDAVLVSACIVSFVRLSQSPVFRRQWSSTYEALRDSRLPRSKVLKLLVQQIPTQQQPLLAGDASRWNRPAARRLKDRTLSGRTGHAPIAGQNYSTLAWIAEDRGSWALPLRHERITSFETPASKAAFQLKQVTRQLAVRPLAIYDRGYGNASFVNQTAGIEADLLLRVTSNRCVYGAPPAYRGRGAPAKHGHKMKLNDPDTWSVPVETVEVDDPNWGRVRVSRWSAYHFRKSPKRAMEVLRVEVLETQSSTRRLAPLWLVWLGEQMPPLETLWLHYLRRFAIEHWYRFAKQRLYWTHPQFSSVSATEQWSSLMPLLSWQLWLARKDCTDHPLPWQAPQETLTPGRVAQAFAGILAVIGTPAPAPKPRGKSPGRGKGHKPTPRPCYPMVKKRASKRKTSEQSLNSPVATAA